The following are encoded together in the Natronolimnobius sp. AArcel1 genome:
- a CDS encoding helix-turn-helix domain-containing protein encodes MASTPTQTETRDGDHESTACPVIESLEQIGSQWRLAVLHELLEGEQRFNELKRSTDANARTLSRVLDDLGEMGFVERRLEEESPIATYYSLTDKGRSLEPVFDEIECWAGTWLDEETFEA; translated from the coding sequence ATGGCATCTACACCCACCCAGACCGAGACGCGAGATGGTGACCACGAGTCAACCGCCTGCCCCGTCATCGAATCGCTCGAGCAGATCGGTTCCCAGTGGCGACTGGCAGTCCTTCACGAACTGCTCGAGGGCGAACAGCGCTTTAACGAACTCAAGCGCTCGACTGACGCGAACGCACGCACGCTCTCGCGCGTGCTCGATGACCTCGGTGAAATGGGCTTTGTCGAACGCCGACTCGAGGAAGAGTCCCCGATTGCGACCTACTACAGCCTGACAGACAAAGGGCGATCGCTCGAGCCAGTGTTCGACGAAATCGAGTGCTGGGCAGGGACGTGGCTCGACGAAGAAACGTTCGAGGCCTGA
- a CDS encoding UPF0179 family protein yields the protein MSTVTLVGTRLAESGTEFVYQGEADGCAGCPYRSQCLNLSPETTYRVTAVRENAQTLECAMHDEGVRAVEVEPVSIRANVPAQGAYAGSKASLQGSCPYVECPSHEFCEPAGTDFDEEYRIQQILGDPPHEICHLDRSLELVELDVND from the coding sequence ATGTCAACTGTGACGCTCGTCGGCACCCGACTGGCCGAGTCGGGCACCGAGTTCGTCTATCAGGGGGAAGCCGACGGCTGTGCCGGCTGTCCCTACCGAAGCCAATGTCTGAATCTCTCACCTGAGACGACCTATCGCGTCACGGCTGTTCGGGAAAACGCCCAGACGCTGGAGTGTGCAATGCACGACGAAGGCGTCCGTGCTGTCGAGGTCGAACCCGTCTCTATTCGTGCGAACGTCCCCGCACAGGGTGCCTACGCTGGCAGCAAGGCGAGTCTGCAGGGGTCCTGCCCGTACGTCGAATGCCCAAGCCACGAGTTCTGTGAACCTGCGGGTACCGACTTCGACGAGGAGTACCGCATTCAGCAAATTCTGGGCGACCCGCCACACGAAATCTGTCATCTCGATCGCTCACTCGAGTTGGTCGAACTCGATGTGAACGACTGA
- a CDS encoding HEAT repeat domain-containing protein → MDGDGYGGSDDDQVERDSAPFELPAILAQLDDHTPETQHAAVRTIRRHVDTYPERCIPTVPKLRTLLDRPSLEFHDEIAYCLAELADESPPDVAPSADQILAFVTNQPSHPATADLCRCLASIADDRPGALVEQIELLTAAIADRPVIDGWGIQIVSHLSTAYPTELEPAVPVLVDALEPDPTEHGVEVFAALGRIARTGTTLQTDEFVAAAASLATHENDSLRTNAIGCLADVARHHPATVEGVCPDLTPALESEYPQTRANAATTIARVAAGVDADTATSPISDQLVSLLEDEHTSVRLNACLAVGYGRIEAAREQLGALEHRDPDRGVRERAAWARAQLPTANQATDDGSHSRQSPP, encoded by the coding sequence ATGGATGGGGATGGGTATGGGGGCAGCGACGACGACCAAGTCGAGCGCGATTCGGCGCCGTTCGAGTTGCCCGCGATTCTTGCACAACTCGATGATCACACACCGGAGACACAACACGCAGCCGTTCGAACGATTCGAAGACACGTCGATACATACCCCGAACGCTGTATACCGACCGTTCCGAAACTGCGGACGCTTCTCGACCGACCGTCGCTCGAGTTCCACGACGAGATTGCGTACTGTCTCGCCGAACTCGCAGACGAATCACCACCTGACGTTGCGCCGTCGGCTGACCAGATCCTCGCGTTCGTCACGAATCAGCCGTCACATCCGGCGACAGCAGACCTCTGTCGCTGTCTCGCCTCTATTGCCGATGACCGCCCTGGTGCGCTCGTCGAACAGATTGAACTGCTCACGGCTGCCATTGCCGATCGCCCGGTCATAGACGGGTGGGGCATCCAGATAGTGAGCCACCTATCAACGGCGTATCCGACCGAACTCGAGCCTGCCGTTCCGGTCCTGGTTGACGCACTCGAGCCAGATCCTACGGAACACGGCGTCGAAGTGTTTGCTGCGCTCGGGCGAATCGCCCGTACCGGCACGACGCTGCAGACGGACGAGTTCGTCGCCGCCGCCGCCTCACTGGCCACTCATGAGAACGACTCGCTACGAACCAACGCCATCGGCTGCCTTGCAGACGTAGCGCGCCACCACCCCGCAACGGTCGAAGGCGTCTGTCCCGACCTCACGCCCGCCCTCGAGAGCGAGTATCCACAAACCCGAGCGAACGCTGCGACGACGATTGCACGCGTCGCTGCCGGTGTTGATGCCGACACTGCGACCTCACCGATCAGCGACCAACTCGTTTCCTTGCTCGAGGATGAGCACACGTCAGTCCGGTTGAACGCCTGTCTCGCGGTTGGATACGGCCGTATTGAAGCCGCGCGGGAGCAACTCGGTGCACTCGAGCACCGCGACCCAGACCGGGGCGTCCGAGAGCGAGCCGCCTGGGCGCGTGCACAACTTCCGACGGCGAATCAAGCGACGGACGACGGGAGTCACTCGAGACAGTCGCCACCGTAA
- a CDS encoding DUF444 family protein translates to MGLRDDLERFREVGEQRREDLAEFIQYGELGGSGPGQINVPVKIVSLPEFAYDQRDQGGVGQGDGGTPQPGQPVGQPQPQPGDGDEDGEPGEEGGEHEYYEMDPEEFAEELDEELGLDLEPKGKKVIEEKEGPFTDMTRTGPDSTLDFERMFKEGLKRKLAMDFDEDFLRELCKVEGISPREVFEWARGENLPVSMAWVEEAYHEVADERGTWESIEAVEQNVERESVQEQIRREGIKQIPFRREDERYRHPEIIEEKEKNVVVVNIRDVSGSMREKKRELVERTFTPLDWYLQGKYDNAEFIYIAHDADAWQVERDDFFGIRSGGGTKISSAYELAAELLEEYPWSDWNRYVFAAGDSENSSNDTEQRVIPMMEEIPANLHAYVETQPSGNAINATHAEELERHFGIDDDDVAVAYVNNEADVTDAIYRILSTESDDNE, encoded by the coding sequence ATGGGACTGAGAGATGACCTCGAGCGATTCCGTGAAGTGGGCGAACAGCGCCGTGAGGATCTGGCAGAGTTCATCCAGTACGGCGAACTCGGCGGGAGCGGCCCCGGCCAAATCAACGTGCCGGTCAAAATCGTCTCGCTCCCCGAGTTCGCGTACGATCAGCGCGATCAGGGCGGCGTCGGCCAGGGCGACGGTGGCACACCCCAGCCCGGCCAGCCGGTTGGCCAACCACAGCCACAGCCAGGCGATGGCGACGAAGACGGCGAACCCGGCGAGGAAGGCGGCGAGCACGAGTACTACGAGATGGACCCCGAGGAGTTCGCCGAGGAGTTAGACGAAGAACTCGGCTTAGACCTCGAGCCAAAGGGCAAGAAGGTCATCGAAGAGAAAGAAGGCCCCTTCACCGATATGACGCGGACGGGCCCCGACAGCACGCTCGACTTCGAGCGGATGTTCAAGGAGGGACTCAAGCGAAAGCTCGCGATGGATTTCGACGAGGACTTCCTGCGCGAACTGTGCAAAGTCGAGGGCATTTCCCCGCGTGAGGTCTTCGAGTGGGCTCGAGGCGAGAATCTGCCGGTGTCGATGGCCTGGGTCGAAGAGGCCTACCACGAGGTAGCCGACGAGCGCGGGACTTGGGAGTCCATCGAGGCGGTCGAACAGAACGTCGAACGCGAGTCCGTTCAGGAACAGATTCGCCGCGAAGGGATCAAACAGATCCCGTTCCGCCGCGAGGACGAACGCTACCGCCACCCCGAGATCATCGAGGAAAAAGAGAAGAACGTCGTCGTCGTCAACATCCGCGACGTCTCCGGGTCGATGCGCGAAAAGAAGCGTGAACTCGTCGAGCGGACGTTCACCCCGCTCGATTGGTACCTGCAGGGCAAGTACGACAACGCCGAGTTCATCTACATCGCCCACGATGCAGATGCCTGGCAGGTCGAACGCGACGACTTCTTCGGCATCCGCTCAGGCGGCGGGACAAAAATCTCGAGTGCGTACGAACTGGCTGCCGAGTTGTTAGAGGAGTACCCCTGGAGCGACTGGAACCGCTACGTGTTCGCGGCAGGTGACTCGGAGAACTCGAGTAACGACACCGAACAGCGCGTGATTCCGATGATGGAGGAGATTCCGGCGAACCTCCACGCTTACGTAGAGACCCAGCCAAGCGGGAACGCGATCAACGCGACCCACGCCGAGGAACTCGAGCGCCATTTCGGCATCGACGACGACGATGTCGCGGTGGCGTACGTCAACAACGAGGCAGACGTGACGGACGCAATCTACCGGATTCTCTCGACGGAGAGTGATGACAATGAGTAA
- a CDS encoding DUF5820 family protein, giving the protein MPTLEALPDTWTVWSDGDDGRLVLAYRPDVFNGDAFPAACLPTLYLTHGKRTRRPGQNPTSTDGTADWYVTFYLEPDVSLNETNRFPTRECALECALELAQAFDNGEIDYRGLYQVPREEYFERLDELTGREA; this is encoded by the coding sequence ATGCCCACGCTCGAGGCGCTTCCCGATACCTGGACCGTCTGGTCGGATGGCGACGACGGTCGGCTTGTTCTCGCATACCGGCCGGACGTCTTCAACGGTGATGCGTTCCCGGCTGCCTGTCTCCCGACACTGTATCTCACACACGGCAAACGGACCCGACGCCCCGGCCAGAATCCGACCAGCACCGACGGCACCGCCGACTGGTACGTCACTTTCTATCTCGAGCCCGATGTCTCGCTGAACGAGACCAATCGATTCCCGACGCGAGAGTGTGCACTCGAGTGTGCACTCGAGTTGGCACAGGCGTTCGATAATGGCGAGATCGATTATCGCGGGCTGTATCAGGTCCCTCGCGAGGAATACTTCGAGCGCCTCGATGAACTCACGGGACGTGAGGCTTAA
- a CDS encoding polysaccharide deacetylase family protein gives MTTAYLTLDDAPSATLPELVARLEDRDVPALFFCEGRRLAEYPDHAQMALEAGFHLGNHAYSHKHASELSVETFDAELERTESLLEEVYDAANVCRPAKLFRFPFGDKGDEHATAFQDRLAADGFVSPDPDLIEYEWYRTDHGEDRDWFWTVDVADWTVDSPAELDEKIAARSDRLESESADIVLFHDAGNTPDLTAHFVDRLLERGLEFEDPLSLVA, from the coding sequence ATGACGACGGCCTATCTCACACTCGATGACGCGCCTTCGGCGACGCTCCCAGAGCTAGTGGCTCGTCTCGAGGACCGCGATGTCCCTGCACTGTTCTTCTGTGAGGGTCGCCGACTGGCTGAGTATCCGGACCACGCACAGATGGCGCTCGAGGCTGGCTTTCACCTCGGTAATCACGCCTACTCCCACAAACACGCCTCGGAGCTGTCGGTCGAGACGTTCGACGCAGAACTCGAGCGAACTGAATCGCTTCTCGAAGAGGTCTACGACGCCGCAAACGTTTGCCGCCCGGCGAAGCTATTCCGCTTCCCGTTCGGCGACAAAGGCGACGAGCACGCCACAGCGTTTCAGGACCGACTCGCGGCGGACGGCTTCGTCTCACCTGATCCCGACCTGATCGAGTACGAGTGGTACCGCACGGACCACGGCGAGGATCGAGACTGGTTCTGGACGGTCGACGTTGCGGACTGGACCGTCGACTCGCCTGCAGAACTGGATGAAAAGATCGCAGCGCGTTCTGATCGACTCGAGTCCGAGTCGGCCGATATCGTTCTGTTTCATGACGCGGGGAACACACCCGATCTGACCGCACACTTCGTTGACCGACTCCTCGAGCGCGGCCTCGAGTTCGAGGACCCACTGTCGCTTGTGGCGTGA
- a CDS encoding SpoVR family protein has protein sequence MSKRNSNADRFRKQAIASDLEEPVSEARNLAQKLGLEPYPVKYWIIDYDEMNELIAYGGFQTRYPHWRWGMQYDKQRKQGQYGGGKAFEIVNNDNPAHAFLQESNTLADQKAVITHVEAHSDFFAKNEWFGLFTGGQADEEQVNAAAMLERHARAIDGYMSDPEIDRAEVEKWIDHCLSLEDNIDQHRVFQRRLAVDGTAEELDDDLAAKLDELDLSDEIKGEVFDDEWLEQLEGEEEGVTFPDVPEKDLLSFVREHGKQYDDERERAVEMTEWQRDVLDMMRAEAYYFAAQKMTKVMNEGWAAYWESTMMTDEGFAGDDEFMNYADHMAKVLASGGLNPYSLGMELWEYVENTTNRREVLERLLRVEGISWRNLTDVVDFDDVLAALEPPTALESISSDTLADLTSLPEEWVDHEALERARASEIDVDQYPWKVLTQEGLARRHYSLVQRQNRGFLSRVSQNELERIGRYLFDDARYGSVEDALEDVDFGAGWDRMYDVRESHNDVTFLDEFLTEEFITENNYFTYEHSKATGQFHVASDAAEDVKKKLLLQFTNFGKPTIAVYDGNYNNANELLLGHQYNGVMLDLGQARETIKRIFELWGRPVNLLTIVTEVDEHDIEVAKRRNREPEAREQGKLLRYDGREVRIEDVPWEEVEHLEADDVDYDTKPDDWLA, from the coding sequence ATGAGTAAACGCAACTCGAATGCGGACCGATTCCGCAAACAGGCAATCGCCAGCGACTTAGAGGAGCCGGTTTCGGAGGCTCGCAATCTCGCACAGAAACTCGGCTTAGAGCCGTATCCGGTCAAGTACTGGATCATCGACTACGACGAGATGAACGAACTCATCGCCTACGGCGGCTTCCAGACTCGCTACCCACACTGGCGATGGGGGATGCAGTACGACAAACAGCGCAAGCAAGGCCAGTACGGCGGCGGGAAAGCGTTCGAAATCGTCAACAATGACAACCCAGCCCATGCCTTCTTACAGGAGTCGAACACCCTGGCCGACCAGAAGGCCGTCATCACACACGTCGAGGCCCACTCTGACTTCTTCGCGAAAAACGAGTGGTTCGGCCTCTTTACGGGTGGGCAAGCCGACGAGGAACAGGTCAACGCCGCCGCCATGCTCGAGCGCCACGCTCGCGCTATCGACGGCTACATGTCCGACCCGGAGATCGACCGTGCCGAGGTCGAAAAATGGATCGACCACTGCCTGAGTCTCGAGGACAACATCGACCAGCATCGAGTTTTCCAGCGCCGGCTGGCGGTCGACGGCACAGCCGAGGAGCTAGACGACGACCTCGCGGCCAAACTGGACGAACTCGATCTCTCCGACGAGATCAAAGGCGAGGTGTTCGACGACGAGTGGCTCGAGCAACTCGAGGGCGAGGAGGAAGGCGTCACCTTCCCAGACGTTCCGGAAAAGGACCTGCTGTCGTTCGTTCGCGAGCACGGCAAGCAGTACGACGACGAGCGCGAGCGTGCCGTCGAGATGACGGAGTGGCAACGCGACGTCCTCGATATGATGCGCGCGGAGGCGTACTACTTCGCGGCCCAGAAGATGACGAAGGTGATGAACGAGGGCTGGGCAGCCTACTGGGAGTCGACGATGATGACCGATGAGGGCTTCGCCGGCGACGACGAGTTCATGAACTACGCCGATCACATGGCGAAAGTCCTCGCCTCCGGCGGCCTGAATCCGTACAGCCTCGGCATGGAGCTCTGGGAGTATGTCGAAAACACCACCAACCGCCGGGAAGTCCTCGAGCGACTGCTTCGCGTCGAGGGCATCTCCTGGCGCAACCTCACAGATGTCGTCGACTTCGATGACGTACTCGCTGCGCTTGAGCCACCGACTGCACTCGAGTCGATTTCGTCTGACACGCTCGCAGACCTCACGTCCCTTCCCGAGGAGTGGGTTGACCACGAGGCACTCGAGCGCGCTCGCGCGAGCGAGATCGATGTCGATCAGTACCCCTGGAAGGTTCTAACTCAGGAGGGACTCGCGCGGCGACACTACTCGCTGGTACAGCGCCAGAATCGTGGCTTCCTCTCGCGGGTCAGTCAGAACGAACTCGAGCGAATCGGGCGCTATCTGTTCGACGACGCCCGCTACGGCAGCGTCGAGGACGCACTCGAGGATGTCGACTTTGGGGCGGGTTGGGATCGGATGTACGACGTCCGGGAGAGCCACAACGACGTAACCTTCCTCGATGAGTTCCTGACTGAGGAGTTCATCACCGAGAACAACTACTTCACCTACGAGCACTCGAAGGCGACAGGGCAGTTCCACGTCGCAAGCGATGCCGCCGAAGACGTCAAAAAGAAGCTGCTCTTGCAGTTTACCAACTTCGGGAAGCCGACGATTGCGGTCTATGATGGTAACTACAACAACGCCAACGAACTCCTGTTGGGCCATCAGTACAACGGCGTTATGCTCGATCTCGGGCAGGCTCGAGAGACGATCAAGCGCATCTTCGAACTCTGGGGGCGTCCGGTCAATCTCCTCACGATTGTCACCGAAGTCGACGAACACGACATCGAGGTTGCAAAGCGACGCAATCGCGAACCCGAAGCGAGAGAGCAAGGAAAGTTGCTGCGCTACGACGGACGGGAGGTCCGTATCGAAGATGTGCCGTGGGAAGAGGTCGAACATCTCGAGGCAGACGACGTCGACTACGACACGAAACCCGACGACTGGCTCGCGTAG
- a CDS encoding PrkA family serine protein kinase: MTGDDYVTEADRELEATYEEPMSLAAYVDRLFENPTIASHASKYLLEAIEAAGTRTVVEEGEENERYRFFDDPHNDGEHAILGNTEVLNGFVDDLRSIAAGRAKDEKIIWFEGPTATGKSELKRCLVNGLREYSKTPEGRRYTVEWNVTTAEADDRGLSYGSDPTAGDDRNWYESPVQAHPLSVFPEDVRAQLLADLNEELEDHVPVQVDSELDPFSREAYDYLEEQYRRNGEEELFSAIADESHLRVKNYVVDVGQGVGVLHSEDDGQPKERLVGSWMHGMLQELDSRGRKNPQAFSYDGVLSQGNGVLTIVEDAAQHADLLQKLLNVPDEQSVKLDKGIGMDVDTQMLIISNPDLEAQLNQHADRNGMDPLKALKRRLDKHQFGYLTNLSLESELIRRELTNETAVWEADTYDELEERIRSPVTVTLKDQAGETRTEEFAPHALEAAALYAVVTRLDEENLPNGLDLVDKALIYDQGYLQEGDTRREKDEFDFNDDGADGDHGIPVTYTRDTLAELLQTDRDRHHAELAVDDVVMPRDVLNTMAEGLSDAPVFSTGERSEFENRVVPVKNYIYDRQESDVIEAIMHDKRVDEETVGEYVEHVYAWETDEPLYNDRGEEVDPDPLKMKLFEVEHLGRFSEEEYEGNLPRESVRNFRREKVITSLNRHAWEHRDEDFAVGNVDLTAIPVIKSVLESHDWDDVRRTFEDFDPRQWDDPPSGTETETVKENTIQNMVAEFDYSAASAELTSRHVMGQVSYRWD; encoded by the coding sequence ATGACTGGCGACGACTACGTCACTGAGGCCGACCGCGAACTCGAGGCGACCTACGAGGAGCCGATGAGCCTTGCGGCGTACGTCGACCGGCTCTTCGAGAACCCGACGATAGCCTCCCACGCCTCGAAGTACTTGCTCGAGGCAATCGAAGCCGCTGGCACGCGCACGGTCGTCGAAGAAGGCGAAGAGAACGAACGCTACCGCTTCTTCGACGATCCGCACAACGACGGCGAGCACGCAATCTTGGGCAACACCGAGGTGTTGAACGGGTTCGTCGATGACCTTCGATCAATCGCCGCGGGCCGGGCGAAAGACGAGAAGATCATCTGGTTCGAAGGGCCAACGGCGACGGGCAAATCCGAACTCAAGCGCTGTCTGGTCAACGGCCTGCGCGAGTACTCCAAAACGCCCGAAGGCCGCCGATACACGGTCGAGTGGAACGTCACGACCGCCGAGGCCGACGACCGCGGCCTGAGCTATGGCAGCGATCCGACCGCGGGTGACGACCGAAACTGGTACGAAAGCCCGGTTCAGGCCCACCCGCTGTCGGTATTCCCCGAAGATGTCCGCGCGCAACTGCTCGCAGATCTCAACGAGGAACTCGAGGACCACGTTCCAGTCCAGGTCGATTCCGAACTCGATCCGTTCTCACGGGAGGCATACGACTATCTCGAGGAACAGTACCGCCGAAACGGCGAGGAGGAACTGTTCTCGGCGATTGCCGACGAGAGCCACCTGCGCGTGAAAAATTACGTCGTCGATGTTGGCCAGGGCGTCGGCGTCCTCCACAGCGAGGACGACGGCCAGCCCAAGGAGCGACTCGTCGGCTCGTGGATGCACGGGATGCTTCAGGAGTTAGATTCACGCGGGCGCAAGAACCCGCAGGCGTTCAGTTACGACGGCGTGCTCTCGCAGGGCAACGGTGTCCTCACCATCGTTGAGGACGCAGCCCAGCACGCCGATCTCCTGCAGAAGCTGCTGAACGTCCCCGACGAGCAGTCCGTGAAGTTGGACAAGGGAATCGGGATGGACGTCGACACGCAGATGCTGATCATCTCGAATCCCGACCTCGAGGCCCAACTCAACCAGCACGCCGACCGGAACGGGATGGACCCGCTCAAGGCACTCAAGCGCCGCCTCGATAAGCACCAGTTTGGCTACCTGACGAACCTGAGCCTCGAGTCCGAACTCATTCGCCGCGAACTGACGAACGAGACGGCCGTCTGGGAGGCCGATACGTACGACGAACTCGAGGAGCGCATCCGTTCGCCGGTGACGGTGACGCTCAAGGATCAGGCGGGTGAGACGCGAACGGAGGAGTTCGCACCGCACGCACTCGAGGCGGCGGCGCTGTATGCGGTCGTCACGCGACTGGACGAGGAGAATCTGCCGAACGGCCTCGATCTGGTAGATAAGGCGTTGATCTACGATCAGGGCTACCTACAGGAAGGCGATACGCGTCGGGAGAAAGACGAGTTCGACTTCAATGACGACGGTGCAGACGGCGACCACGGTATTCCGGTGACCTACACTCGCGATACGCTCGCAGAACTCCTGCAGACGGACCGGGATCGTCACCACGCCGAGTTAGCCGTCGACGATGTCGTCATGCCGCGTGACGTACTGAACACGATGGCAGAGGGGCTGAGCGATGCACCAGTGTTTTCGACCGGCGAGCGCTCGGAGTTCGAAAATCGCGTCGTGCCGGTGAAAAACTACATCTACGACCGCCAGGAGTCGGATGTAATCGAGGCGATCATGCACGACAAACGCGTCGACGAAGAGACCGTCGGCGAGTACGTCGAACACGTCTACGCGTGGGAGACCGACGAACCGCTGTACAATGACCGCGGCGAGGAGGTCGACCCCGATCCGCTGAAGATGAAACTCTTCGAGGTCGAACATCTCGGGCGGTTCTCCGAGGAAGAGTACGAGGGGAACCTCCCTCGCGAGAGCGTCCGAAACTTCCGCCGCGAGAAGGTGATCACCTCCTTGAATCGCCACGCCTGGGAACACCGCGACGAAGACTTCGCCGTCGGCAACGTCGATCTGACTGCGATTCCAGTCATCAAGAGCGTCCTCGAGAGCCACGACTGGGACGACGTTCGGCGGACCTTCGAGGACTTCGACCCGCGCCAGTGGGATGACCCACCGAGCGGGACGGAGACGGAGACGGTCAAGGAGAACACAATCCAGAACATGGTCGCGGAGTTCGACTACTCGGCGGCCTCGGCCGAACTGACCAGCAGACACGTTATGGGACAGGTGAGCTACCGATGGGACTGA
- a CDS encoding PrkA family serine protein kinase has translation MTGDIETLEQLSTAYKESMPADLRETKSFDWYLEACYEDPKIARNAHQRVADMFDHYGTTYDETEGMVEYLLASEDPLNDGENTFYGKVIHQSIHEFVNKVKSGARRLGPERRIKLLLGPVGSGKSHFDKQVRQYFEDYTLRDEGRMYTFEWTNLCDVIKDQDPADDTVRSPMNQDPLVLLPREQRQSVIDDLNERLDAPYTIQNEQALDPESEFYMDRLLAYYDDDLQQVLENHVEIVRFIADENKRQGLETFEPKDKKNQDETELTGDVNYSKIAVYGESDPRAFDYSGAFCNANRGIFSGEELLKLQREFLYDFLHATQEQTIKPKNNPRIDIDQVIVGRTNMPEYKDKKGDEKMEAFNDRTKRIDFPYVLSYEDEAEIYWKMLTNADVPDINVEPHTLEMAGLFGVLTRIEEPDAETVDLLSKAKAYNGEIDEGDDVDVKKLREEAEGKAEIGEGMVGVSPRFIGDEIAEAIMDSKHRSRGFLSPLTVFNFFEENLEHHGSIPEDNFEKYYRYLEVVREEYKERAIEDVRHALAYDLDEIQRQGEKYMDHVMAYIDDDTIEDELTGREQEPDETFLRSVEEKLDIPEDRKEDFRQEVSNWVSRRAREGEAFNPQDNERLRRALERKLWEDKKHNINFSALVSANEFDDDERSAWIDALIEQGYSEGGAREVLEFAGAEVAKAEIDD, from the coding sequence ATGACCGGTGACATCGAAACACTCGAGCAGCTTAGTACGGCGTACAAAGAATCGATGCCCGCAGACCTGCGGGAAACCAAGTCCTTCGACTGGTACTTAGAGGCGTGCTACGAGGACCCGAAAATCGCCCGCAACGCCCACCAGCGCGTCGCGGACATGTTCGACCACTACGGGACGACCTACGACGAAACTGAAGGCATGGTCGAGTACCTGCTGGCGAGCGAGGATCCGCTTAACGACGGCGAGAACACCTTCTATGGAAAGGTTATCCACCAGTCGATCCACGAGTTTGTCAACAAAGTCAAATCCGGTGCACGCCGTCTCGGACCCGAACGGCGGATCAAGCTCTTGCTTGGTCCCGTTGGCTCCGGGAAGTCCCACTTCGACAAACAGGTTCGCCAGTACTTCGAGGATTACACACTTCGCGACGAAGGGCGGATGTACACGTTCGAGTGGACGAACCTCTGTGACGTCATCAAAGATCAGGACCCCGCTGATGACACCGTCCGCTCGCCAATGAATCAGGACCCCCTGGTCTTGCTCCCGCGAGAACAGCGCCAGTCGGTGATCGACGACCTGAACGAGCGCCTAGACGCCCCCTACACCATCCAGAACGAGCAGGCACTCGACCCCGAAAGCGAGTTCTACATGGACCGGTTGCTCGCGTACTACGATGACGACCTCCAACAGGTCCTCGAGAATCACGTTGAGATCGTCCGCTTTATCGCCGACGAGAACAAGCGCCAGGGCCTCGAGACGTTCGAGCCGAAAGACAAGAAGAACCAGGACGAGACCGAACTCACCGGCGACGTCAACTACTCGAAAATCGCCGTCTACGGCGAGTCTGACCCGCGTGCGTTTGACTACTCGGGGGCGTTCTGTAACGCGAACCGCGGCATCTTCTCCGGCGAGGAACTGCTAAAACTCCAGCGAGAGTTCCTCTATGACTTCCTGCACGCCACGCAGGAACAGACGATCAAGCCGAAGAACAACCCGCGAATCGACATCGACCAGGTGATCGTCGGCCGGACGAACATGCCCGAGTACAAGGACAAAAAGGGCGACGAGAAGATGGAAGCGTTCAACGATAGGACGAAACGGATCGACTTCCCTTACGTCCTTTCCTACGAGGATGAGGCCGAAATCTACTGGAAGATGCTCACCAACGCCGACGTGCCCGACATCAACGTCGAGCCCCACACCCTCGAGATGGCCGGACTGTTCGGCGTCCTCACCCGAATCGAGGAACCCGACGCAGAAACCGTCGATCTGCTCTCGAAGGCAAAGGCGTACAACGGCGAAATCGACGAAGGCGACGACGTCGACGTGAAGAAACTCCGCGAGGAAGCGGAAGGCAAAGCCGAGATCGGCGAGGGGATGGTCGGCGTCTCGCCACGGTTCATCGGCGACGAAATCGCCGAGGCGATTATGGACTCGAAACACCGCTCTCGAGGCTTCCTCTCGCCGCTAACGGTGTTTAACTTCTTTGAGGAGAACTTAGAGCATCACGGCTCGATTCCGGAGGACAACTTCGAGAAGTACTACCGCTACCTCGAGGTCGTCCGCGAGGAGTACAAAGAGCGCGCCATCGAGGACGTGCGCCACGCACTCGCCTACGATCTGGACGAAATCCAGCGCCAGGGCGAGAAGTACATGGACCACGTGATGGCCTACATCGACGACGACACCATCGAAGACGAATTGACTGGGCGCGAGCAAGAACCCGACGAGACGTTCCTCCGGTCGGTCGAGGAGAAACTCGACATTCCAGAAGACCGCAAGGAGGACTTCCGCCAGGAAGTGAGCAACTGGGTTTCCCGCCGGGCCCGCGAGGGCGAGGCGTTCAACCCGCAGGACAACGAGCGCCTGCGCCGTGCACTCGAGCGCAAACTCTGGGAGGACAAGAAACACAACATCAACTTCTCGGCGCTGGTGTCGGCAAACGAGTTCGACGACGACGAGCGCTCTGCCTGGATCGACGCGCTGATCGAACAGGGCTACTCCGAAGGCGGCGCAAGGGAGGTGCTCGAGTTTGCTGGCGCAGAGGTCGCCAAAGCGGAGATCGACGACTAA